A part of Corynebacterium afermentans subsp. lipophilum genomic DNA contains:
- a CDS encoding GAP family protein produces MLGALQLAFIDSVNLLLIGVIVAVGIAARRNYAKTTALLIAGDWCGVAGLALIMLVIFDGLGPVVQRFVEGPVFGILLIATGILTAILALRGGDNRALTQKIMRPLHTPGPATVATGVVLGLIQSATSVPFYGGLALLSAAGIEAQVRYAAIPLYATVALSLPTLAALAVGWVRAKPESAAARGFNWARAHPDQVTAAATWSVAVLLIVLGITHVM; encoded by the coding sequence ATGCTCGGTGCTTTGCAGCTGGCGTTCATCGATTCGGTGAATCTGCTCCTCATCGGCGTCATCGTCGCGGTCGGTATCGCCGCGCGGCGCAACTACGCCAAGACCACGGCGCTGCTGATCGCGGGCGATTGGTGCGGGGTCGCAGGTTTAGCGCTGATCATGCTGGTGATTTTCGACGGCCTGGGCCCGGTGGTGCAGCGCTTCGTCGAAGGCCCGGTGTTCGGCATTTTGCTCATCGCCACCGGCATCCTCACAGCGATCCTGGCGCTGCGCGGCGGCGACAACCGGGCGCTGACGCAGAAGATCATGCGCCCACTGCACACCCCCGGTCCGGCCACGGTGGCCACCGGCGTGGTGCTCGGCCTGATTCAGTCGGCCACGTCGGTGCCGTTTTACGGCGGGCTCGCGCTGTTGTCGGCCGCCGGCATCGAGGCGCAGGTGCGCTACGCCGCGATCCCGCTGTATGCCACGGTGGCGCTGTCGCTGCCCACGTTGGCGGCGTTGGCCGTCGGCTGGGTGCGTGCGAAGCCGGAAAGCGCGGCGGCGCGCGGCTTCAATTGGGCGCGCGCCCACCCCGACCAGGTCACGGCCGCGGCGACGTGGTCGGTGGCGGTGCTGCTCATCGTGTTGGGCATCACCCACGTGATGTAA
- a CDS encoding IS1249 family transposase, with the protein MSKNQPRCYCGGEMKRNGTTSKGTTRWRCKQCGASSVKHRSDITNAAAFTVFIDHLTTGASLDTVARRVGCSPRTMQRRFEPFWFVDVPDPTAGHDKRVYDQIFLDGTYTAGGCLIVAATIDHVIAWHWCTHETTRDYQLLLERIEAPLIAVIDGGQGAYSAIKKCWPATKIQRCLVHAQRVVRRYTTSNPRTDAGRTIYRLALKLTRITTLDAAAAWGAQLHEFSTIYRSWMDEKTMVKDPKTGAWTRVWTHHNVRKAYNSLNHLFRSEMLFVYLNPPKAVLQPERIKSNTNSLEGGINAQLKLLARTHRGRSGERQRRMLDWWLYLKTELPDDPVRIARQSNWGQDQLAKVSTLTQTENQADHETGRPALYDNAIDTNYTHSIGIQKGQI; encoded by the coding sequence ATGTCAAAGAACCAACCTCGCTGCTACTGCGGCGGTGAAATGAAACGCAACGGCACCACCAGCAAAGGCACCACCAGGTGGCGCTGCAAACAATGTGGCGCCTCCAGCGTGAAACACCGAAGCGACATCACCAACGCGGCGGCGTTCACCGTCTTCATCGACCACCTCACCACCGGTGCCAGCCTCGATACCGTTGCCCGCCGTGTGGGGTGCTCACCGCGCACGATGCAACGTCGATTCGAACCGTTCTGGTTCGTTGATGTGCCTGACCCCACCGCCGGCCACGACAAGCGGGTCTACGACCAGATCTTCCTTGACGGCACCTACACCGCCGGCGGCTGCTTGATCGTCGCGGCGACGATCGACCACGTGATTGCCTGGCACTGGTGCACACACGAAACCACCCGCGACTACCAACTGCTGCTTGAACGCATCGAAGCCCCACTCATCGCCGTCATCGACGGCGGCCAAGGAGCCTACAGCGCGATCAAAAAGTGCTGGCCGGCCACGAAAATTCAACGCTGCCTCGTCCACGCCCAACGCGTGGTGCGCCGCTACACCACCAGCAACCCGCGTACGGATGCCGGGCGCACCATCTACCGACTTGCGCTGAAGCTGACCCGGATCACCACGCTGGATGCAGCCGCCGCATGGGGTGCGCAGCTGCACGAGTTCTCCACGATCTACCGGTCATGGATGGACGAGAAAACCATGGTGAAAGACCCGAAAACCGGTGCATGGACCCGGGTGTGGACGCATCACAACGTGCGCAAGGCCTACAACAGCCTCAACCACTTATTCCGGTCCGAGATGCTGTTCGTCTACCTCAACCCGCCAAAAGCAGTACTTCAACCAGAGCGGATCAAATCCAACACCAACAGCTTAGAAGGCGGCATCAACGCCCAGCTCAAACTGCTCGCCAGAACCCACCGCGGCAGATCCGGCGAACGACAACGCCGCATGCTGGATTGGTGGCTCTACCTAAAAACGGAACTGCCTGACGATCCAGTACGAATCGCCAGGCAGTCCAACTGGGGCCAGGACCAACTCGCCAAAGTATCCACCCTGACCCAAACCGAGAACCAAGCCGACCACGAAACAGGACGACCAGCCCTCTACGACAACGCTATCGACACCAACTACACCCACTCAATCGGCATCCAAAAAGGCCAAATCTAA
- the groL gene encoding chaperonin GroEL (60 kDa chaperone family; promotes refolding of misfolded polypeptides especially under stressful conditions; forms two stacked rings of heptamers to form a barrel-shaped 14mer; ends can be capped by GroES; misfolded proteins enter the barrel where they are refolded when GroES binds) — MAKLIAFDQEAREGIQRGVDTLADAVKVTLGPRGRNVVLSKSWGGPTVTNDGVTIARDIDLEDPFENLGAQLVKSVAVKTNDIAGDGTTTATLLAQALVSEGLRNVAAGANPIELNKGIKAAAEKVVEELKARATEVQSSAEIANVATVSSRDPEVGEMVAGAMDKVGKDGVLTVEESQSIDSYVDLTEGISFDKGFLSPYFMTDPDAGQAVLEGARVLLVRGKISSLPDFLPLLEQAASESVPLFVVAEDIEGEALQALVVNSIRKVLKVVAVKSPYFGERRKAFMDDLAVVTAATVIDPEVGVNLKDATLEHLGSARRVTVTKDDTVIVDGAGTAEAVEDRRNQIRREIESTDSTWDKEKAEERLAKLSGGVAVLRVGAATETEQNERKLRVEDAINAARAAAEEGIIAGGGSALVQIAKQLEEFADGFDGEQKTGVLAVARALSKPAFWIADNAGLDGAVVVSKIAEMPNGEGFNAATLEYGNLIEQGIIDPVKVTHNAVVNAASVARMVLTTEASVVTKPAEEDEQEDHAH, encoded by the coding sequence ATGGCAAAACTCATCGCATTTGATCAGGAGGCCCGCGAGGGTATCCAGCGCGGCGTGGACACGCTCGCCGACGCGGTGAAGGTCACGCTCGGCCCCCGCGGCCGCAACGTCGTGCTGTCCAAGTCCTGGGGTGGCCCGACCGTCACCAACGACGGCGTGACCATCGCCCGCGACATCGACCTCGAGGACCCGTTTGAAAACCTCGGTGCCCAGTTGGTGAAGTCCGTCGCCGTGAAGACGAACGACATCGCCGGCGACGGCACCACCACCGCAACGCTTTTGGCCCAGGCGCTCGTCTCCGAGGGGCTGCGCAACGTCGCGGCCGGCGCGAACCCGATCGAGCTGAACAAGGGCATTAAGGCCGCTGCCGAGAAGGTCGTCGAGGAGCTCAAGGCCCGCGCGACCGAGGTGCAGTCCTCCGCAGAGATCGCGAACGTGGCCACCGTGTCCTCGCGCGACCCGGAGGTCGGCGAGATGGTCGCCGGCGCCATGGACAAGGTGGGCAAGGACGGCGTGCTCACCGTCGAGGAGTCCCAGTCCATCGACTCCTATGTGGACCTCACCGAGGGCATCTCCTTTGACAAGGGCTTCCTCTCCCCGTACTTCATGACCGACCCGGACGCCGGCCAGGCCGTGCTCGAGGGTGCCCGCGTGCTGCTGGTGCGCGGCAAGATTTCCTCCCTGCCGGACTTCCTGCCGCTTCTGGAGCAGGCCGCCTCCGAGTCCGTGCCGCTGTTCGTGGTGGCAGAGGACATCGAGGGTGAAGCGCTGCAGGCGCTGGTGGTCAACTCCATCCGCAAGGTGCTTAAGGTCGTCGCCGTGAAGTCGCCGTACTTCGGCGAGCGCCGCAAGGCGTTTATGGACGACCTCGCGGTGGTCACCGCCGCGACCGTGATCGACCCGGAGGTCGGCGTCAACCTCAAGGACGCCACCCTGGAGCACCTCGGCTCCGCCCGCCGCGTGACGGTGACCAAGGACGACACCGTCATCGTCGACGGCGCCGGCACCGCCGAGGCAGTGGAAGACCGCCGCAACCAGATCCGCCGCGAGATCGAATCCACCGACTCGACCTGGGACAAGGAGAAGGCGGAAGAGCGCCTGGCCAAGCTGTCCGGCGGTGTGGCGGTGCTGCGCGTCGGCGCCGCCACCGAGACCGAGCAGAACGAGCGCAAGCTGCGCGTCGAGGATGCCATCAACGCCGCCCGCGCGGCGGCGGAGGAGGGCATCATCGCCGGCGGCGGCTCCGCGCTGGTGCAGATCGCCAAGCAGCTCGAGGAGTTCGCCGACGGCTTCGACGGCGAGCAGAAGACCGGCGTGCTGGCCGTGGCCCGCGCGCTGTCCAAGCCGGCGTTCTGGATCGCCGATAACGCGGGCCTCGACGGTGCCGTTGTGGTGTCCAAGATCGCCGAAATGCCGAACGGCGAGGGCTTCAACGCCGCGACGCTCGAGTACGGCAACCTCATCGAGCAGGGCATCATCGACCCGGTGAAGGTCACCCACAACGCGGTGGTCAACGCCGCGTCTGTGGCGCGCATGGTGCTCACCACGGAAGCGTCTGTGGTGACCAAGCCCGCCGAGGAAGACGAGCAGGAGGACCACGCGCACTAG
- a CDS encoding DUF5319 domain-containing protein has translation MMPLDPFADDPNDPASFIEDDEHAEPLSPAERVAVIQDLSHVRDAKRILKPRGILGVSFLCEDCDQVHYYDWEIMEQNMIASLNNQLPPVHEPSAQPNIEAYVPWDYAMGYLDGLEGR, from the coding sequence ATGATGCCACTGGACCCGTTCGCGGACGACCCTAATGACCCGGCATCCTTCATCGAGGACGATGAGCACGCCGAGCCGCTGTCGCCCGCAGAACGCGTCGCAGTGATCCAGGATCTCTCGCACGTTCGAGACGCGAAGCGCATACTCAAACCCCGCGGCATTCTCGGGGTGTCGTTCCTCTGCGAGGACTGCGACCAAGTCCACTACTACGACTGGGAGATCATGGAGCAAAACATGATCGCCTCGTTGAACAACCAGCTCCCGCCGGTGCATGAGCCCAGCGCGCAGCCGAACATCGAGGCGTACGTGCCCTGGGACTACGCCATGGGCTACCTCGACGGCTTAGAGGGGCGCTAG
- the rimI gene encoding ribosomal protein S18-alanine N-acetyltransferase codes for MSVRFRELTVADAPAAAAIEAVLFAGDSPWSEAAYRSEIAARHTFYLGAFDGEELVGFAGLAMLGPKDDPEFEIHTIGVDPSRQGEGLGRALMDQLMHTVDLLDGPCFLEVRVDNTPAIRLYESFGFFTAGVRKNYYQASGMDAYTMTRPKKSERRDQ; via the coding sequence ATGAGCGTGCGCTTCCGCGAGCTGACGGTCGCGGACGCCCCGGCGGCCGCGGCGATCGAGGCGGTGCTGTTCGCCGGCGACAGCCCGTGGTCCGAGGCGGCGTACCGCTCCGAGATCGCCGCGCGCCACACCTTCTACCTGGGCGCCTTCGACGGCGAAGAGCTGGTCGGGTTTGCGGGCCTGGCCATGCTCGGGCCGAAAGATGACCCGGAGTTTGAGATCCACACCATCGGCGTCGACCCCTCCAGGCAGGGTGAAGGCCTAGGCCGTGCGCTGATGGACCAGCTCATGCACACCGTGGACCTGTTAGACGGGCCGTGCTTTTTGGAGGTGCGGGTGGACAACACGCCCGCGATCCGGCTGTACGAAAGCTTCGGGTTTTTCACCGCGGGCGTGCGCAAGAACTACTATCAGGCCTCCGGCATGGACGCGTACACCATGACGCGGCCGAAGAAGAGCGAAAGGCGAGACCAGTGA
- the tsaE gene encoding tRNA (adenosine(37)-N6)-threonylcarbamoyltransferase complex ATPase subunit type 1 TsaE — MKSNFPAQGERLCEGTADTQKLGEELGAALEAGDLVVLDGPLGAGKTTFTQGIARGMGVKGRVTSPTFVIAREHSSIGSGPSLVHVDAYRLGDDPLGELDALDLDSALEEAVVVAEWGGGLVEQLAQRYVHVTLDRRTHAETEARIISWRVEDGM; from the coding sequence ATGAAGTCGAATTTTCCGGCACAGGGCGAGCGGCTGTGCGAAGGTACTGCGGATACGCAAAAGCTCGGCGAGGAGCTGGGCGCGGCGCTCGAGGCGGGCGACCTCGTTGTGCTCGACGGCCCGCTCGGCGCGGGCAAGACCACCTTCACGCAGGGCATCGCGAGGGGGATGGGGGTCAAAGGCAGGGTGACAAGCCCGACGTTCGTGATTGCGCGGGAGCACTCGTCGATAGGCAGTGGCCCCTCGCTTGTGCATGTCGACGCCTACCGGCTCGGCGACGACCCGCTAGGCGAGCTCGACGCCCTCGACTTAGACAGCGCCCTCGAGGAGGCCGTGGTGGTGGCCGAGTGGGGCGGCGGGCTGGTGGAGCAACTCGCGCAGCGCTACGTGCACGTCACGCTCGATCGGCGCACGCACGCGGAGACGGAAGCGCGCATCATCTCCTGGCGCGTCGAGGACGGGATGTAG
- the alr gene encoding alanine racemase: MLTTTIDLDAIAHNTRRLREQTSAELMCVVKADAYNHGIERCVPVMEAGGADAFGVATFAEARRVRELTAKPVLAWLWDPKEELPAGVDVGVPSFAHLHSLIDAPTAPTVYLKVDTGMHRSGIDEVRWQEAFELALDAQREGKLTVAGLMTHLSCADDPADPYTDVQAAAFRRAIAQARQVGLQVPRNHAANSPATWTRPDLHFDMVRPGVSLYGLEPVDGLDHGLKPAMTWSAPVVAVKPMRKGEATSYARTWEAPADGFTAVIPAGYADGVQRSWQGAVEVDIAGRAYPQVGRVSMDQIVVWLGDNDAGVAAGDEAVIFGDATALAKRAGTINYEVVCAPRGRTTRTYIGEGK, encoded by the coding sequence GTGCTGACAACAACGATCGATCTGGACGCTATCGCGCACAACACCCGCCGCCTGCGAGAGCAGACATCGGCGGAGCTGATGTGCGTGGTCAAGGCGGACGCCTACAACCATGGCATCGAGCGCTGCGTGCCTGTGATGGAGGCGGGCGGCGCGGACGCCTTCGGCGTGGCCACGTTCGCGGAGGCGCGCCGGGTGCGCGAGCTGACGGCCAAGCCGGTGCTGGCGTGGCTGTGGGACCCAAAGGAGGAGCTGCCGGCTGGGGTTGATGTGGGGGTTCCGTCGTTTGCGCATTTGCATTCGCTTATCGACGCACCAACGGCGCCCACCGTCTACCTCAAGGTGGACACGGGGATGCACCGCTCCGGCATCGATGAGGTCCGCTGGCAGGAGGCCTTCGAGCTCGCCCTGGACGCGCAGCGCGAAGGCAAGCTCACGGTCGCGGGGCTGATGACGCACCTGAGCTGCGCCGACGACCCTGCCGACCCGTACACCGATGTGCAGGCCGCCGCGTTTCGCCGCGCGATCGCCCAGGCCCGCCAGGTGGGCCTTCAGGTGCCGCGCAACCACGCGGCGAACTCGCCGGCGACGTGGACCCGCCCGGACCTGCACTTCGACATGGTCCGGCCGGGGGTGAGCCTGTACGGCCTGGAGCCGGTTGACGGACTCGACCACGGGCTCAAACCCGCGATGACCTGGTCGGCGCCGGTGGTTGCGGTCAAGCCGATGCGCAAGGGCGAGGCCACCAGCTACGCGCGCACCTGGGAGGCGCCGGCGGACGGGTTCACGGCCGTCATCCCGGCGGGCTACGCGGACGGGGTGCAGCGCTCCTGGCAGGGTGCGGTGGAGGTCGACATCGCGGGCCGGGCCTACCCGCAGGTGGGCCGGGTGTCCATGGACCAGATCGTGGTCTGGCTCGGCGACAACGACGCTGGTGTCGCCGCGGGCGATGAGGCCGTAATCTTCGGCGACGCCACCGCGTTGGCCAAGCGTGCCGGCACCATCAACTACGAGGTGGTCTGCGCCCCGCGTGGTCGCACCACCCGCACGTACATCGGGGAAGGCAAGTAG
- a CDS encoding WhiB family transcriptional regulator: protein MSLPHQLPGPNADFWDWQLHSKCRGEASEIFYHPDGERGRARTQRENRAKAICFECPVLTQCREHALRVAEPYGIWGGLSESERSAILRGTAGGMKVAAASAK from the coding sequence ATGTCTTTGCCGCACCAGCTTCCCGGACCCAACGCCGACTTCTGGGATTGGCAGCTACACAGCAAGTGCCGGGGGGAGGCCTCCGAGATTTTCTACCACCCCGACGGGGAGCGCGGCCGGGCGCGCACGCAGCGCGAAAACCGCGCCAAGGCCATCTGCTTCGAGTGCCCGGTGCTCACCCAGTGCCGCGAGCACGCGCTGCGCGTAGCGGAGCCGTACGGCATCTGGGGCGGCCTGAGCGAATCCGAGCGCTCTGCCATCCTGCGCGGCACCGCCGGCGGCATGAAGGTCGCCGCGGCTTCCGCCAAGTAG
- the guaB gene encoding IMP dehydrogenase, whose amino-acid sequence MANERVWTGGDDPEKVALRGLTFDDVLLLPAESHIVPSEVSTASQFTKNIRLGMPIASAAMDTVTESRMAIAMARQGGIGVVHRNLSAQDQAEHVDIVKRSESGMVSNPVTATPDMTLEDVDALCARFRISGLPVVDDGGRLVGIITNRDMRFEADFQRKVAEVMTPMPLVVAPEGVDKQEALALLSSNKVEKLPIVAADGTLAGLITVKDFVKSEQYPNASKDADGRLLVAAGVGTGEDSFDRAGLLVEAGVDALVVDSAHAHNNRVLEMVSRVKKEFGDRVDVIGGNLATRSAAKAMIDAGADAIKVGIGPGSICTTRVVAGVGAPQITSILEASVPAKAAGVPIIADGGMQFSGDVAKALAAGASTVMLGSMLAGTAEAPGEIVVVGGKQYKRYRGMGSMGAMQGRGLTGEKRSFSKDRYFQADVTSEDKLVPEGVEGRVPFRGELDSITHQIVGGLRAAMGYTGAASIEELQTKQFVQITAAGLRESHPHDITQTVEAPNYRQ is encoded by the coding sequence ATGGCTAACGAGCGTGTGTGGACTGGTGGGGACGATCCGGAAAAGGTCGCGCTTCGTGGCCTGACCTTCGACGACGTGCTGCTGCTGCCGGCGGAGTCCCACATTGTCCCGTCCGAGGTGAGCACCGCCTCCCAGTTCACCAAGAACATCCGCCTGGGCATGCCTATCGCCTCTGCCGCGATGGACACGGTCACCGAGTCCCGCATGGCGATCGCGATGGCGCGCCAGGGCGGCATCGGCGTGGTGCACCGCAACTTGAGCGCCCAGGACCAGGCGGAGCACGTCGACATCGTCAAGCGCTCCGAGTCCGGCATGGTTTCCAACCCAGTGACCGCAACCCCGGACATGACGCTTGAAGACGTGGACGCGCTCTGCGCCCGCTTCCGCATCTCCGGCCTGCCGGTGGTGGACGACGGCGGCCGCCTGGTGGGCATCATCACCAACCGCGACATGCGTTTTGAGGCGGATTTCCAGCGCAAGGTGGCTGAGGTCATGACCCCGATGCCGCTCGTGGTGGCGCCGGAGGGCGTCGATAAGCAAGAAGCTCTGGCGCTGCTGTCCTCCAATAAGGTGGAGAAGCTGCCGATCGTGGCGGCGGACGGCACCCTGGCCGGCCTGATCACCGTGAAGGACTTTGTTAAAAGCGAGCAGTACCCGAACGCCTCCAAGGACGCCGACGGCCGCCTGCTCGTCGCCGCCGGCGTGGGCACCGGCGAAGATTCCTTCGACCGCGCGGGCCTGCTGGTGGAAGCCGGCGTGGACGCGCTTGTGGTGGACTCCGCGCACGCGCACAACAACCGCGTGCTGGAGATGGTCTCGCGCGTGAAGAAGGAATTCGGCGACCGCGTGGATGTCATCGGCGGCAACTTGGCCACCCGCAGCGCGGCGAAGGCCATGATCGACGCTGGCGCCGACGCGATCAAGGTGGGCATCGGCCCGGGTTCCATCTGCACTACCCGTGTGGTGGCAGGCGTGGGCGCGCCGCAGATCACCTCGATTCTCGAGGCATCCGTCCCGGCGAAGGCCGCAGGCGTTCCGATCATCGCCGACGGCGGCATGCAGTTCTCCGGCGACGTGGCCAAGGCGCTGGCGGCGGGCGCGTCCACCGTGATGCTCGGTTCCATGCTTGCCGGCACCGCAGAGGCCCCGGGCGAGATCGTGGTCGTGGGCGGCAAGCAGTACAAGCGCTACCGCGGCATGGGATCCATGGGCGCCATGCAGGGCCGCGGCCTGACCGGCGAGAAGCGCTCCTTCTCCAAGGACCGCTACTTCCAGGCTGATGTGACCAGCGAGGACAAGCTGGTGCCGGAGGGCGTCGAGGGCCGTGTGCCGTTCCGCGGCGAACTGGACTCCATTACCCACCAGATTGTCGGTGGCCTGCGTGCCGCCATGGGCTACACCGGCGCCGCCTCCATCGAGGAGCTGCAGACGAAGCAGTTCGTCCAGATCACCGCCGCCGGCCTGCGCGAGTCGCACCCGCACGACATCACGCAGACCGTCGAGGCGCCGAACTACCGCCAGTAA
- the tsaB gene encoding tRNA (adenosine(37)-N6)-threonylcarbamoyltransferase complex dimerization subunit type 1 TsaB translates to MLVLALDTATTDLVAGIVDGDRVLAETAVATRAHNETLMPEITRLLGEAGVEFADLGAIVVGRGPGPFTGLRVGMSTASALGQALSIPVHGVCTHDAVAASLGGKALVVTDARRREVYWARYSGGKRVAGPDVCKPADLSAPAVDVVSVPSSLAELLPVDARRVTYQPPTPAGLVSVADLDAQPEPLVPLYLRRPDAVPPKQAPKSPALP, encoded by the coding sequence ATGCTCGTTCTCGCCCTGGACACCGCCACGACTGACCTGGTCGCAGGCATCGTGGACGGGGACCGTGTGCTCGCGGAGACGGCTGTGGCCACCCGCGCGCACAACGAGACGCTCATGCCGGAGATCACCCGGCTGCTGGGGGAGGCGGGCGTCGAGTTCGCGGACTTGGGCGCGATCGTGGTCGGGCGCGGCCCGGGGCCCTTTACGGGCCTGCGTGTGGGCATGTCCACCGCGTCGGCGCTGGGGCAGGCGCTTTCCATTCCGGTGCATGGGGTGTGCACGCATGACGCGGTTGCTGCGTCGCTTGGCGGCAAGGCGCTGGTGGTCACCGACGCGCGCCGCCGCGAGGTGTACTGGGCGCGCTACTCAGGCGGTAAGCGGGTGGCGGGGCCGGACGTGTGCAAGCCGGCGGATCTTTCCGCGCCCGCGGTGGACGTGGTCAGCGTGCCGTCGTCGCTAGCGGAGCTTTTGCCTGTCGACGCCCGAAGGGTGACCTACCAACCCCCAACCCCCGCCGGCTTAGTCTCAGTCGCCGACCTGGACGCCCAGCCGGAGCCGCTGGTGCCGCTGTATCTGCGCCGTCCCGACGCTGTGCCGCCGAAGCAGGCCCCGAAGTCGCCGGCGCTGCCATGA
- the groES gene encoding co-chaperone GroES, which yields MANVNIKPLEDKVLVQIAEAETTTASGLVIPDSAAEKPQEAVVIAVGPGRLDDNGNRVAVDVKEGDTVIFSKYGGTELKYGGEEFLLLSARDLLAVVEK from the coding sequence ATGGCAAACGTCAACATCAAGCCGCTGGAGGACAAGGTCCTCGTCCAGATCGCCGAGGCTGAGACCACCACTGCGTCCGGCCTGGTTATCCCGGATTCCGCTGCGGAGAAGCCGCAGGAAGCCGTCGTCATCGCTGTCGGCCCGGGCCGCCTGGACGACAACGGCAACCGCGTCGCCGTGGACGTCAAGGAGGGCGACACTGTCATCTTCTCCAAGTACGGCGGCACCGAGCTGAAGTACGGCGGCGAGGAGTTCCTGCTGCTGTCCGCTCGTGACCTGCTGGCCGTCGTCGAGAAGTAA
- the tsaD gene encoding tRNA (adenosine(37)-N6)-threonylcarbamoyltransferase complex transferase subunit TsaD, whose protein sequence is MIVLGIESSCDETGVGIVELHDDGTMDILADVVASSMEQHARFGGVVPEIASRAHLEAMPQVMEKALADAGIAKPDAVAATVGPGLAGALLVGASAAKAYAGAWGVPFYGVNHLGGHVAVANLDGEPLPHAVALLVSGGHTQLLEVAAVGKPMRELGTTLDDAAGEAYDKVARLLGLGYPGGPVVDKLAAEGNPEAVKFPRALSRAEDLRGEHRYNFSFSGLKTAVARHVEAAERDGRVISLEDVCASFQEAVCDVLTAKAVMACEDTGARTLLLGGGVAANRRLRELAQQRCEAAGIELRVPRFNLCTDNGVMIAALAAQLIHEGAAPSGLGVGTDTSLEVEVPLVSS, encoded by the coding sequence GTGATTGTGTTGGGCATCGAGTCCTCGTGTGACGAAACCGGCGTGGGCATTGTTGAGTTGCACGACGACGGCACGATGGACATCCTCGCCGACGTGGTCGCCTCCTCGATGGAGCAGCACGCCCGCTTCGGCGGGGTCGTGCCGGAGATCGCCTCGCGCGCCCACCTGGAGGCCATGCCGCAGGTAATGGAGAAGGCGCTGGCGGACGCCGGCATTGCCAAGCCGGACGCGGTGGCCGCGACCGTCGGCCCGGGTCTGGCAGGCGCGCTGCTGGTCGGCGCGTCCGCGGCCAAGGCCTATGCGGGCGCATGGGGAGTGCCGTTTTACGGCGTGAACCACTTGGGCGGGCACGTCGCGGTGGCCAACCTGGACGGCGAGCCGCTGCCGCACGCGGTGGCACTGCTGGTCTCCGGCGGGCACACGCAGCTGCTGGAGGTTGCAGCTGTGGGCAAGCCGATGCGGGAGCTGGGCACCACGCTCGACGACGCCGCCGGCGAGGCCTACGACAAAGTCGCCCGCCTCCTCGGCCTGGGCTACCCCGGCGGCCCGGTGGTGGACAAGCTCGCGGCCGAGGGCAACCCGGAAGCGGTGAAGTTCCCGCGGGCGCTTTCGCGCGCCGAAGACCTGCGCGGCGAGCACCGCTACAACTTCTCCTTCTCCGGATTAAAGACCGCGGTGGCCCGCCACGTCGAGGCCGCCGAGCGCGACGGCCGCGTGATCTCGCTGGAGGACGTCTGCGCGTCGTTCCAGGAGGCGGTGTGCGACGTGCTCACCGCAAAAGCCGTCATGGCCTGCGAGGACACCGGCGCGCGCACGCTGCTGCTCGGCGGCGGCGTGGCCGCCAACCGCCGGCTGCGGGAGCTGGCGCAGCAGCGCTGCGAGGCCGCCGGCATCGAGCTGCGGGTGCCACGGTTCAACCTGTGCACGGACAACGGCGTGATGATCGCGGCGCTGGCCGCCCAGCTCATCCATGAGGGCGCCGCCCCGTCCGGACTGGGCGTGGGCACGGACACTTCGCTGGAGGTCGAGGTGCCGCTCGTGTCGTCGTAA